A genome region from Rhodohalobacter mucosus includes the following:
- a CDS encoding rhodanese-like domain-containing protein gives MKETTAEELKERMDSGDDFTLLDVREPHEYYMADLEGTTRIPFDELNSRMDELNKKQEIIVLCRSGSSAGDAVELLTENGFVKSSRLKGGINEWAAKIDPSIPQY, from the coding sequence ATGAAAGAAACGACCGCAGAAGAATTAAAAGAGCGAATGGATAGCGGAGATGACTTTACTCTTCTTGATGTACGTGAACCGCACGAATACTACATGGCAGATCTTGAGGGCACCACCCGCATTCCGTTTGATGAGCTGAACAGCCGTATGGATGAGCTTAACAAAAAGCAGGAGATTATTGTACTCTGCCGTTCCGGAAGTTCCGCAGGAGATGCGGTTGAACTGCTTACCGAAAACGGTTTTGTAAAATCTTCGCGCCTGAAGGGAGGTATTAACGAGTGGGCCGCAAAAATTGATCCCTCAATTCCGCAGTACTAA
- a CDS encoding glycogen/starch synthase, which translates to MKILYAATEIAPFARMTHTADLLRFLPASLQDQGFEIRILLPKFGTINDRRNRLHEVIRLSGIEVEVGENVESMKIKVASIPNAKLQVYFLDNDKYFKRKGMFTNPKTDEFYDDNDERLAFYNKGVIETVISLGWEPDIIHCHDWPAGLIPLLVREKYNNEDIFKNTSIVYNLHHPENKGFFEGTRILELLGLPESVDLDSFVEDGKVNLLKAGLRYSDHVVTGNHLSDQFDDLFKELNIKPTKIQGSPEDVSKKFAEYYREIAGEDE; encoded by the coding sequence ATGAAAATACTTTACGCAGCTACCGAAATCGCACCTTTTGCCCGAATGACGCACACCGCAGACCTGCTTCGTTTCCTGCCTGCATCACTTCAGGACCAGGGATTTGAAATCAGAATACTGCTCCCAAAGTTTGGCACGATTAACGACAGGCGCAACAGGCTTCACGAAGTTATTCGCCTTTCAGGCATTGAAGTGGAAGTTGGCGAAAATGTTGAGAGCATGAAGATCAAAGTTGCCAGTATTCCCAATGCAAAACTGCAGGTCTACTTTCTCGATAACGACAAGTATTTCAAGAGAAAGGGGATGTTTACAAACCCCAAAACAGATGAATTCTACGATGACAATGACGAACGCCTGGCGTTCTACAATAAAGGTGTGATCGAAACAGTTATTAGTCTCGGATGGGAGCCGGACATCATCCACTGCCACGACTGGCCTGCAGGACTAATCCCGCTGCTTGTTCGTGAAAAGTACAATAACGAGGATATTTTTAAGAACACCAGCATTGTTTATAATCTGCACCATCCTGAAAATAAAGGATTTTTTGAGGGGACCAGGATTCTGGAGCTTCTTGGACTGCCCGAAAGCGTGGATCTGGATTCATTTGTTGAAGACGGAAAAGTGAATCTTCTTAAGGCAGGGCTCAGATACAGTGATCACGTTGTTACCGGCAATCACCTTTCTGATCAGTTCGATGACCTGTTCAAGGAATTAAATATCAAACCAACTAAAATACAGGGTTCGCCCGAAGATGTATCTAAGAAATTTGCTGAATACTACCGGGAGATTGCCGGAGAAGATGAATAA
- a CDS encoding phosphosulfolactate synthase: MSFHLNHLPARTAKPRNKGITLALDKGYSIRQAEDFCESSALYTDIVKLGWGTSYVTQNLEEKIDVYNRNDIPVYFGGTLFEAYVLRDQLDAYVELLKRYGLRYVEVSNGTILLSEKRKLDIIEQLSKDFTVLSEVGSKNPNDIIPPYKWVKMIRNEMNAGAWKVICEARESGTVGVFRPNGEIRSGLIDEIADQVPVENLLFEAPQKEQQVWFIRKFGSNVNLGNINPSEVISVETLRLGLRSDTLFDFYSIEDEQFRDFYPGNGSQGLSEQK, encoded by the coding sequence ATGTCATTTCATTTAAATCATCTGCCGGCTCGAACGGCCAAGCCCCGCAACAAGGGGATAACACTTGCACTTGACAAAGGTTACAGCATTCGCCAGGCTGAAGATTTTTGCGAATCCTCGGCTCTCTACACCGATATTGTTAAGCTGGGATGGGGCACATCATATGTGACCCAAAACCTGGAAGAAAAAATAGACGTTTACAACCGTAACGATATTCCGGTTTATTTCGGAGGAACCCTTTTTGAAGCCTATGTGCTCAGAGATCAGCTTGACGCTTATGTTGAGCTGTTAAAACGGTATGGTTTGCGCTACGTAGAGGTTTCTAATGGTACTATTTTGCTTTCCGAAAAGCGCAAGCTCGACATTATTGAACAACTCAGCAAGGATTTTACCGTTCTGTCTGAAGTGGGCAGTAAAAATCCGAATGATATCATTCCACCCTACAAGTGGGTAAAAATGATCCGGAATGAAATGAATGCAGGTGCGTGGAAAGTAATTTGCGAAGCCCGTGAAAGCGGAACAGTTGGTGTATTCAGGCCAAACGGTGAAATCCGGTCCGGGTTAATTGATGAAATTGCCGATCAGGTTCCTGTTGAAAATCTGCTCTTCGAAGCACCTCAGAAAGAACAGCAGGTTTGGTTTATCAGAAAATTTGGCAGCAATGTAAACCTGGGGAATATCAATCCTTCAGAGGTAATTTCTGTTGAAACGCTTCGCCTGGGCCTTCGAAGCGACACACTTTTCGACTTTTATTCAATAGAAGACGAACAGTTCAGAGACTTCTATCCGGGCAATGGAAGTCAGGGGTTATCAGAACAGAAATAA
- the purS gene encoding phosphoribosylformylglycinamidine synthase subunit PurS, giving the protein MYKAKINITLRKSILDPKGKAARSALHNLGLDEARDVRIGKFVEMDIEAANDDEAYKLADEACSKLLANEVMEDYRILIEKA; this is encoded by the coding sequence ATGTATAAAGCGAAAATCAACATTACCCTTCGAAAATCCATCCTTGATCCAAAAGGCAAGGCTGCACGCAGTGCATTGCACAATCTTGGCCTTGACGAAGCCAGGGATGTCAGGATTGGAAAATTCGTGGAAATGGACATTGAAGCCGCTAACGATGATGAAGCGTACAAGCTGGCTGATGAAGCCTGTTCAAAACTCCTCGCAAATGAAGTGATGGAGGACTATCGGATTCTTATCGAAAAAGCTTAA
- a CDS encoding M42 family metallopeptidase yields MNHELLASITEAPGAPGHEKPVRDLVMNVLEPHVDEIYTDRMGNLIARKKGTGPRVMMAAHLDEISLITTKVDKEGFIRFSTLGGFDAETLVTQRVVIHGKETLRGVIGSKPIHIQSDSEKKEKSKLENLYIDTGILDHEKVKELVPDGTPVTREKNLVQMGDCVTSKSLDNRVSVYILAEALMQAGSTNCDLYAVFTVQEEVGVRGARVASNAIQPEIGIALDITLANDLPGVSDHQKCTTLGEGIGIKVMDKSIICTPSLVQHLEKLAEDNSIPVQREVLTAGGTDTSAMQYLMGIGSHVTSISCPTRYVHSMVETCAVKDIEAGIRLTRTCIEQIGNYSFE; encoded by the coding sequence ATGAACCACGAACTGCTTGCTTCCATCACAGAGGCTCCCGGAGCTCCGGGACATGAAAAACCTGTCCGCGACCTCGTAATGAATGTACTGGAACCACATGTTGACGAGATCTACACGGACCGGATGGGTAATCTGATCGCACGCAAAAAGGGTACCGGGCCAAGGGTAATGATGGCCGCTCATCTGGATGAAATTTCATTGATCACCACCAAGGTGGACAAAGAGGGGTTTATCCGGTTTTCAACCCTCGGAGGCTTCGACGCTGAAACCCTGGTTACCCAGCGGGTGGTAATCCACGGCAAAGAAACACTGCGTGGTGTGATCGGCAGCAAACCCATTCATATACAGTCGGATTCTGAGAAAAAAGAGAAATCAAAACTTGAGAATCTCTACATAGACACCGGTATCCTGGATCACGAAAAGGTAAAAGAACTGGTTCCCGACGGAACTCCGGTTACACGGGAAAAGAATCTCGTTCAAATGGGTGATTGCGTCACCTCAAAATCTCTTGACAACCGGGTATCCGTTTACATCCTGGCAGAAGCACTGATGCAGGCCGGTTCCACAAATTGTGACCTTTATGCAGTTTTTACAGTTCAGGAAGAGGTGGGAGTGCGCGGCGCACGAGTCGCTTCAAATGCCATTCAGCCCGAAATAGGCATTGCCCTCGATATTACCCTCGCAAATGATTTGCCCGGCGTAAGCGATCATCAGAAATGTACCACATTGGGGGAAGGAATCGGGATCAAGGTGATGGATAAAAGTATCATCTGTACACCCTCTTTGGTTCAGCATCTCGAGAAGCTTGCAGAAGATAATTCTATACCGGTTCAGCGTGAGGTGCTCACGGCCGGAGGCACCGATACATCCGCCATGCAGTATCTCATGGGCATCGGAAGCCATGTCACATCCATCTCCTGCCCTACAAGGTATGTTCACAGCATGGTTGAAACCTGCGCAGTAAAAGATATTGAGGCAGGTATCCGTCTTACACGAACTTGTATTGAGCAGATCGGAAACTATTCATTCGAATGA
- a CDS encoding ATP-dependent Clp protease adaptor ClpS, whose amino-acid sequence MPDPYSDFYIINALPEPVKTPDVDVLEETEEKDSVDTPWKLILYDDDIHTFDEVIDQLIKALGCSTAKAEELTLKVHNDGKAVVFEGSFEECLKINSVLQEIQLITEIKG is encoded by the coding sequence ATGCCAGATCCCTACTCAGACTTCTATATCATTAACGCGCTGCCGGAACCGGTTAAAACACCGGATGTGGACGTTCTTGAGGAGACCGAAGAGAAAGACTCTGTTGATACACCGTGGAAGCTCATTTTGTATGATGACGACATTCATACATTCGATGAGGTGATAGATCAGCTCATCAAGGCACTGGGATGCAGTACGGCAAAAGCTGAAGAGCTCACACTGAAAGTTCACAATGACGGCAAAGCCGTTGTATTTGAGGGTAGCTTTGAAGAGTGTCTGAAAATCAACTCTGTTTTACAGGAAATTCAACTTATTACTGAAATTAAAGGATAG
- the lptB gene encoding LPS export ABC transporter ATP-binding protein: MTAPDSQPMKLHSSELVKSYRKRTVVDHVSINVNQGEIVGLLGPNGAGKTTTFYMFTGIVKPNSGRVFLDDKNITRKPMYQRARMGIGYLAQEASVFRNLTVRQNLQAVLEFHGLSKKEINERVDHLIEEFGLQKVVNTKGYSLSGGERRRTEIARALVTDPKFFLLDEPFAGVDPIAVEDIQEIVADLKNRNIGIFITDHNVHETLAITDRAYLMFEGRILREGTAEELADDEEARQLYLGRQFKLDRYR; the protein is encoded by the coding sequence ATGACAGCACCTGATTCACAACCCATGAAACTGCACAGCAGCGAACTTGTGAAAAGTTACCGCAAGCGCACCGTTGTGGACCATGTATCGATCAATGTGAACCAGGGCGAAATTGTGGGATTACTCGGCCCCAACGGCGCAGGGAAAACCACCACTTTTTACATGTTTACCGGTATTGTAAAGCCCAACTCCGGACGGGTGTTTTTGGATGATAAAAATATTACCCGTAAACCGATGTATCAACGGGCTCGTATGGGTATCGGATACCTGGCTCAGGAGGCCAGCGTGTTCCGCAACCTCACCGTAAGGCAAAACCTACAGGCCGTACTCGAATTCCACGGACTGTCCAAAAAAGAGATTAACGAACGTGTTGACCATCTTATCGAAGAGTTTGGTCTCCAGAAAGTAGTAAACACCAAAGGGTACAGCCTCTCGGGCGGAGAGCGCCGCAGAACGGAAATCGCCAGGGCACTTGTAACGGATCCCAAATTTTTCTTGCTTGACGAACCCTTTGCCGGTGTGGACCCGATTGCGGTTGAGGATATTCAGGAAATTGTAGCTGATCTGAAAAACCGTAATATCGGAATCTTTATCACAGACCATAACGTGCATGAAACTCTCGCCATCACCGATCGTGCTTACCTGATGTTTGAGGGAAGAATTTTACGGGAAGGAACAGCGGAGGAGCTTGCAGATGATGAGGAAGCCCGCCAGCTGTACCTGGGCCGGCAGTTTAAACTCGACCGTTACAGGTGA
- the malQ gene encoding 4-alpha-glucanotransferase: MRFPRSCGTLVHPTSFPSKYGMGDLGSEAREFIQFLVRTNQSIWQVLPLGPTGYGNSPYASYSAFAGNHYLISPDRLVEKGLLKPAEAAEAELPVTLRADYEGSYEAKDTLYKTAADRYYEQMNGEEKKNLDRFRKQNEYWLDDYCLFMACSKANSRKPWNLWDKKLAQRDPETIEKIREKYEDELRYQLWYQYEFFSQWADLKKYANDRGIRVIGDIPIFVDHNSADVWSNPSYFAVDKQGNRKLVAGVPPDYFSETGQLWGNPLYNWEVMKKDGFSWWIERFKQMFELYDAIRVDHFRGFDAYWEVPASEKTAINGKWVKAPGRELFKTIHDKLGELPIIAEDLGVMTPSVEELRDSFHFPGMKILQFAFDSDSENAFLPHNYSQNSVTYTGTHDNDTTVGWYESAPEVEKHRMREYTRSDGSQPEWELIRLGMLSVADQAIFPLQDYMSLGTEHRMNLPATVGDNWLWRYTAGMLHNIDEARIKKLVDMGNRIAKQSEG; the protein is encoded by the coding sequence ATGAGATTTCCGAGATCTTGCGGGACGCTTGTGCATCCCACTTCTTTTCCATCGAAATATGGTATGGGCGACCTTGGCAGTGAGGCCAGGGAATTTATTCAGTTTTTAGTCCGAACCAACCAGAGTATTTGGCAGGTGCTACCGCTGGGGCCAACCGGTTATGGAAACTCACCCTACGCAAGTTATTCGGCATTTGCGGGCAATCACTACCTGATTAGCCCGGACCGCCTGGTGGAAAAAGGTTTGCTGAAACCTGCCGAAGCTGCTGAAGCAGAACTCCCCGTTACTCTGCGCGCCGATTACGAAGGGTCGTACGAGGCAAAGGATACTCTCTATAAAACCGCAGCCGACCGTTACTATGAGCAAATGAACGGGGAGGAGAAAAAAAATCTGGACAGATTCAGAAAGCAGAACGAATACTGGCTGGATGACTACTGTCTTTTTATGGCTTGTTCAAAAGCCAACAGCAGAAAGCCATGGAACCTTTGGGATAAAAAACTGGCGCAGCGCGATCCTGAAACGATTGAGAAGATTCGCGAAAAATATGAGGATGAGCTTCGTTACCAGCTCTGGTATCAGTACGAATTCTTTAGTCAGTGGGCCGATCTCAAAAAATATGCGAACGATCGCGGCATTCGGGTTATTGGCGACATTCCAATTTTTGTAGATCACAACAGTGCGGATGTATGGTCAAACCCCTCCTATTTTGCAGTCGATAAACAGGGTAACCGGAAGCTGGTGGCAGGTGTACCGCCCGACTATTTCAGTGAAACAGGCCAGCTTTGGGGAAACCCCCTCTACAACTGGGAGGTAATGAAAAAGGATGGCTTTTCCTGGTGGATTGAGCGATTCAAGCAGATGTTTGAACTTTATGACGCGATCCGGGTAGACCATTTCAGGGGATTTGATGCCTATTGGGAAGTTCCAGCCAGCGAAAAAACGGCTATAAACGGAAAATGGGTTAAAGCTCCGGGACGTGAACTGTTCAAGACCATTCATGACAAGCTGGGCGAGCTTCCGATCATTGCAGAAGACCTTGGAGTTATGACGCCTTCTGTTGAGGAACTGCGCGACAGTTTTCATTTCCCCGGCATGAAAATACTTCAGTTTGCTTTTGATTCAGACTCTGAAAACGCTTTTCTCCCGCACAACTATTCGCAAAACAGTGTGACCTATACCGGTACCCACGATAATGATACAACCGTTGGCTGGTATGAATCCGCACCTGAAGTTGAAAAACACAGAATGAGAGAGTACACCCGTTCTGACGGATCACAGCCCGAATGGGAGCTGATCAGGCTGGGAATGCTGTCGGTGGCCGATCAGGCCATATTCCCGCTTCAGGACTATATGAGCCTGGGTACCGAACACCGGATGAACCTTCCTGCCACGGTTGGCGATAACTGGCTTTGGAGATACACTGCCGGGATGCTCCACAATATCGACGAAGCCAGAATTAAAAAGTTGGTAGATATGGGCAATCGTATAGCAAAGCAGTCTGAAGGCTAA
- a CDS encoding tetratricopeptide repeat protein: protein MKKYIAVFALLFAYSTEAFSQSEPPYGMSEIQAYSIFYENYRTGNYDMALQFGKWMLEKKPMEIEGANRFSLPKQFERMIDVYAELSKQANDPTMRSAYIDTALAIYDDAFATFDEENIDYYDWYFNRGRFHQEHQSQISDGLQKAYSDYEKAYELDPERLVQAGDGYYIQILVSNYVNKDERDKALSMMEEVEPMAGESLQSAFDEFRNELFSDPEERITFLESQLEEDPGNLELIQELAELNEDQGNRAEAIRYAERLYELNKTYENARRLAEYDLSDAQYQEAIRYLREALNLTDDADEKKRVNLEIAETYQNTGNLQEARRYARAASQLDRSWGEPYIRIASIYAAAVTQCTSGRQIDRDDRVVYWLVLDYLDQARNVDSSVASTVQRQYRTYEPVLPSSEDKFFRGWEPGDEIEIDGSLRDCYAWINETTTVR, encoded by the coding sequence ATGAAAAAATACATCGCAGTATTCGCACTTTTATTCGCTTATTCCACAGAGGCTTTTTCGCAAAGCGAACCTCCCTACGGCATGAGCGAGATTCAGGCATACTCAATTTTCTACGAAAATTACAGAACCGGCAACTATGATATGGCCCTGCAGTTTGGTAAGTGGATGCTTGAGAAAAAACCCATGGAAATTGAGGGAGCTAACCGTTTTAGCCTTCCGAAGCAGTTTGAACGGATGATTGACGTATATGCTGAACTCTCAAAACAGGCAAACGACCCTACCATGCGTTCGGCTTATATCGATACCGCTCTCGCTATTTATGACGATGCATTTGCCACGTTTGATGAAGAGAATATCGATTACTATGACTGGTACTTTAACCGTGGTCGTTTTCATCAGGAGCATCAAAGCCAGATCAGTGACGGTTTGCAGAAAGCATACTCCGACTATGAAAAAGCTTACGAGCTTGATCCCGAGCGTCTGGTACAGGCCGGAGACGGATACTACATTCAAATTCTTGTGTCGAATTACGTAAACAAGGATGAAAGGGATAAAGCTCTTTCAATGATGGAGGAAGTGGAGCCGATGGCCGGAGAGTCTTTGCAATCGGCATTTGATGAATTCAGAAATGAGCTGTTTTCCGATCCTGAGGAGAGAATTACATTCCTTGAATCACAGCTCGAAGAGGATCCCGGTAATCTTGAACTTATACAGGAGCTTGCAGAGCTGAATGAAGATCAGGGCAACCGCGCTGAAGCAATCAGGTATGCGGAACGCCTCTACGAACTGAACAAGACGTACGAAAATGCAAGACGCCTTGCCGAGTATGATCTTTCCGATGCGCAGTACCAGGAAGCAATCCGGTACCTTCGCGAAGCACTCAACCTTACGGATGACGCTGATGAGAAGAAACGCGTGAACCTTGAGATTGCCGAAACATATCAAAATACCGGTAACCTTCAGGAAGCAAGAAGATATGCACGGGCTGCAAGCCAGCTCGACCGCAGCTGGGGAGAGCCGTATATTCGTATTGCATCCATCTATGCGGCGGCAGTCACACAGTGTACGTCCGGACGCCAGATCGACCGTGACGACCGCGTGGTCTACTGGCTGGTACTCGACTATCTCGACCAGGCCCGAAATGTGGACTCTTCTGTAGCCAGTACGGTACAGCGCCAATACAGAACGTATGAGCCCGTACTTCCATCATCCGAGGATAAATTTTTCAGAGGCTGGGAACCGGGTGATGAAATAGAGATAGATGGAAGCCTGCGCGACTGTTACGCCTGGATCAACGAAACAACAACAGTTCGCTGA
- the purQ gene encoding phosphoribosylformylglycinamidine synthase subunit PurQ encodes MSKRIGVIVFPGSNCDHDAYHAMKHVMDADTEFLWHKDSDLSGIDLLIVPGGFSYGDYLRSGAIARFSPIMNAVMDFAKKGNPVLGICNGFQILLEAGLLPGAMLHNEDLRFVCKQVHIRVESNRSLFTSGMETGQVIRVPVSHGEGNYFIDEEGLARLEDQDQIAFRYCDENGQLTEESNFNGSVSAIAGITNPSGNVLGMMPHPERAMESVLGSDDGKLFFESVFNSLHIA; translated from the coding sequence GTGTCAAAAAGAATTGGTGTAATCGTTTTTCCGGGTTCAAATTGCGACCATGACGCATACCACGCCATGAAGCATGTGATGGATGCTGATACGGAGTTTCTCTGGCACAAGGATTCCGACCTTTCAGGCATCGATCTGCTGATTGTACCCGGCGGTTTCTCATACGGCGACTATCTGCGTTCAGGGGCAATTGCCAGATTTTCCCCGATCATGAATGCCGTTATGGATTTTGCAAAAAAAGGAAACCCGGTTCTGGGAATTTGCAACGGTTTCCAGATTCTCCTTGAAGCGGGTCTGCTTCCCGGGGCAATGCTGCACAATGAAGATCTGAGATTTGTATGCAAACAGGTTCACATTCGGGTTGAAAGCAACCGGTCTCTCTTTACCTCAGGTATGGAAACAGGCCAGGTGATCCGCGTTCCCGTGTCGCACGGGGAAGGTAATTACTTTATTGATGAAGAGGGTCTGGCCAGGCTGGAAGACCAGGATCAAATCGCATTCCGGTATTGTGATGAAAATGGGCAGTTGACGGAAGAGAGTAATTTTAACGGGTCCGTCTCCGCCATCGCGGGGATCACAAACCCGTCAGGCAATGTGCTTGGAATGATGCCGCACCCCGAACGGGCCATGGAAAGTGTACTGGGTTCCGACGACGGTAAACTCTTTTTTGAATCGGTTTTCAATTCACTTCATATCGCCTGA
- the rho gene encoding transcription termination factor Rho, which produces MARSHKHKGRSQKGKGKGKGKGKQKGKKKSGFVPQFHHNQQTRIGGRYNGILEINQKGYGFIRRIDFEFSYDPKDPFLKPEEVKHHDLRSGLVLEGEFEQDQSGNRHVHSIDVINGRPAAEWQKINRFELQTPIMPDQYIQLGHNPDDIELRVIDLVAPIGKGQRALIVAPPRTGKTVLLKKIAKSLTDNHPNIHTGILLVDERPEEVTDFLRSTNAEVFASSNDKPTESHVRISEMALGYVKRKAEFGEHAVLLIDSLTRLGRAYNAAQTNSGRTLSGGLDIRALEIPKKIFGSARKIEGGGSLTIIATCLVETNSRMDDLIFEEFKGTGNMELVLDREIANDRIYPAINIAASGTRNEDKFITDSLEERNMVRRFLLKKAPKESMQMLLQVMRRTESNDEIFKQIAATT; this is translated from the coding sequence ATGGCACGATCACATAAACACAAAGGCCGTTCTCAAAAAGGCAAAGGCAAAGGAAAAGGGAAAGGCAAGCAAAAGGGAAAAAAGAAAAGCGGATTTGTACCACAATTCCACCATAATCAGCAAACCCGTATAGGCGGCAGATATAACGGAATTCTGGAGATCAATCAGAAGGGATATGGATTTATCAGGAGAATAGACTTTGAGTTCAGTTACGATCCAAAAGATCCGTTTCTGAAACCTGAAGAGGTTAAGCATCATGACCTCAGATCCGGATTGGTGTTGGAAGGAGAGTTTGAGCAGGATCAGAGCGGAAATCGCCACGTTCACTCAATTGATGTAATCAATGGCCGCCCGGCAGCTGAATGGCAAAAAATAAACCGGTTTGAACTGCAAACGCCCATCATGCCGGATCAATACATACAACTCGGACATAATCCGGACGATATCGAACTTCGGGTTATTGATCTCGTTGCACCTATTGGAAAAGGTCAGCGCGCGCTGATCGTGGCGCCTCCGCGCACGGGTAAAACCGTTTTGTTGAAGAAAATTGCAAAGAGTTTAACCGATAACCATCCGAATATCCATACGGGCATACTGCTGGTGGATGAGCGGCCTGAGGAAGTAACGGACTTTCTTAGATCAACCAATGCTGAAGTATTTGCCTCATCCAACGATAAACCCACTGAAAGCCACGTGCGCATTTCTGAAATGGCCCTTGGCTATGTGAAGCGCAAAGCCGAATTCGGAGAGCACGCTGTGCTTCTTATCGATTCACTGACGCGACTGGGACGTGCTTATAACGCCGCTCAGACAAACAGCGGACGAACACTATCCGGTGGACTGGATATCCGCGCCCTGGAGATTCCCAAGAAAATATTCGGGTCAGCCCGAAAAATAGAGGGTGGCGGATCACTGACGATTATTGCTACATGCCTGGTCGAAACCAACTCCCGGATGGATGACCTCATCTTTGAAGAGTTTAAGGGTACCGGTAATATGGAACTGGTACTGGACCGCGAAATAGCAAACGATCGTATTTATCCCGCTATCAATATTGCGGCTTCCGGAACGCGGAATGAAGATAAATTCATCACCGACTCCCTTGAGGAGAGAAATATGGTTCGCAGATTTCTGCTCAAAAAAGCACCCAAAGAGTCCATGCAGATGCTGCTTCAGGTTATGCGGCGCACCGAGAGCAATGACGAAATCTTTAAGCAGATCGCAGCCACAACCTGA
- the miaA gene encoding tRNA (adenosine(37)-N6)-dimethylallyltransferase MiaA — protein sequence MSMRIIIAGPTASGKSSLAMRIARLLDGEIVSVDSRQCYRMLDIGTAKPPEEDLSEVPHHNISILDLTENDTAASFRIRALKAAEEIERRNHTVIFCGGSTLHLQSLIQPLDDLPGANEQNLSTLKEWEQKKGIEYLYGMLQEHDPDYAASMDGMNRQRIYRALDVWMQTGKPFSSFHTHEKPTLPENYILFALHHPRKVLHDRISMRTDRMLEEGLVEETEAILSQGYSPELQSLQTVGYRQVIDYLNGSIGYDKMAEDIKTATRRYAKRQITWLRRWDFVNWLDMSRLSKQEAADYICAQVAADTNKG from the coding sequence ATGAGTATGAGAATAATCATAGCCGGCCCTACTGCCTCCGGAAAGAGCTCACTTGCCATGCGTATTGCAAGACTTCTCGACGGTGAGATTGTATCTGTCGATTCCAGGCAGTGTTACCGAATGCTCGATATCGGTACAGCCAAACCCCCGGAAGAGGATTTATCCGAAGTTCCCCATCACAACATTTCCATTCTTGATCTTACCGAAAACGACACGGCAGCCTCTTTTCGGATACGGGCACTCAAAGCTGCAGAGGAGATAGAGCGGCGCAACCATACCGTAATCTTTTGCGGGGGGAGCACGCTGCATCTGCAGTCTCTGATACAGCCTTTGGACGACCTTCCGGGAGCAAATGAACAAAATCTCAGCACGCTGAAAGAGTGGGAGCAGAAAAAGGGTATTGAATATCTATACGGCATGCTGCAGGAGCACGACCCCGACTATGCAGCATCAATGGACGGAATGAACCGTCAGCGCATTTACCGCGCACTCGACGTCTGGATGCAGACCGGAAAGCCGTTCAGCAGCTTTCACACCCATGAGAAACCCACCCTGCCCGAAAATTACATTTTGTTCGCCCTCCATCATCCCAGAAAGGTTCTTCATGACCGTATCTCTATGAGAACCGACAGAATGCTTGAGGAGGGGCTTGTTGAGGAGACAGAAGCCATCCTTTCGCAGGGGTACAGCCCCGAACTTCAGTCACTGCAAACGGTGGGGTACAGGCAGGTCATTGACTATCTCAACGGCAGCATCGGCTACGATAAAATGGCAGAAGATATTAAAACGGCAACGCGTCGATATGCAAAACGACAGATCACCTGGCTGAGGAGATGGGACTTTGTTAATTGGCTGGACATGAGCCGATTAAGCAAACAGGAAGCTGCCGATTATATCTGCGCTCAGGTAGCGGCTGACACTAATAAAGGTTAA